In Papaver somniferum cultivar HN1 chromosome 1, ASM357369v1, whole genome shotgun sequence, a genomic segment contains:
- the LOC113284578 gene encoding alcohol dehydrogenase 2, with product MANTTGQVIKCKAAVAWEAGKPLVIEEVEVAPPQDMEVRIKILFTSLCHTDVYFWEAKGQTPVFPRIFGHEAGGIVESVGKGVTDMQPGDQVLPVFTGECKECRHCKSEESNMCDLLRINTDRGVMLNDGQSRFSINGKPIYNFVGCSTFSEYTVVHVGCLAKINPEAPLDKVCILSCGISTGLGAALNVAKPKKGSTVAVFGLGAVGLAACEGARLSGASRIIGVDLNANRFDEAKKFGCTEFVNPKDHTKPVQEVIAEMTDGGVDRSIECTGSIQAMISAFECVHDGWGVAVLVGVPNKDDAFKTHPMNLLNERTLKGTFFGNYKPRSDLPSVVEMYMNKELELEKFITHEVPFADINKAFDIMLKGEGLRCIIRME from the exons ATGGCAAACACAACTGGTCAGGTCATCAAATGCAAAG CTGCTGTTGCATGGGAAGCAGGGAAACCACTAGTAATTGAAGAAGTTGAAGTTGCACCACCACAAGATATGGAAGTTCGTATCAAGATTCTTTTCACTTCTCTCTGCCACACCGATGTTTACTTCTGGGAAGCCAAG GGACAGACACCCGTATTTCCTCGAATTTTTGGTCATGAAGCAGGAGG GATTGTTGAAAGTGTTGGTAAGGGTGTGACAGATATGCAACCAGGAGATCAAGTACTTCCGGTATTCACGGGAGAATGTAAGGAATGTCGGCACTGTAAATCCGAAGAGAGCAATATGTGTGATCTGCTTAGAATCAACACTGACAGAGGTGTAATGTTGAATGATGGACAATCAAGGTTTTCAATCAATGGCAAACCGATATACAATTTCGTCGGTTGCTCTACGTTTAGTGAGTACACAGTTGTTCATGTTGGTTGTCTTGCTAAGATCAATCCTGAAGCTCCCCTGGACAAAGTCTGTATTCTTAGCTGTGGGATCTCTACAG GTCTTGGTGCTGCTCTGAATGTAGCGAAACCAAAAAAAGGTTCAACTGTTGCTGTTTTCGGATTGGGAGCTGTTGGCCTTGCT GCTTGTGAAGGGGCTCGACTATCTGGTGCTTCGAGGATTATTGGGGTTGATCTGAACGCTAACAGATTCGATGAAG CAAAGAAATTTGGGTGTACAGAGTTCGTGAATCCAAAGGACCACACAAAACCAGTTCAAGAG GTGATTGCTGAGATGACTGATGGAGGGGTAGACCGCAGTATTGAGTGTACAGGGAGTATCCAAGCCATGATCTCTGCGTTTGAATGCGTTCATGAT GGATGGGGTGTTGCAGTTCTCGTTGGTGTGCCAAACAAGGACGACGCATTCAAAACTCACCCAATGAATCTATTGAATGAGAGAACTCTCAAAGGTACCTTCTTTGGAAACTACAAGCCACGGTCAGACCTTCCTTCAGTTGTGGAAATGTACATGAACAAG GAACTTGAACTGGAGAAATTTATTACCCATGAAGTTCCCTTTGCTGACATTAACAAAGCTTTCGATATCATGCTTAAAGGAGAAGGTCTCAGGTGCATTATCCGCATGGAATGA